Proteins from a single region of Hordeum vulgare subsp. vulgare chromosome 6H, MorexV3_pseudomolecules_assembly, whole genome shotgun sequence:
- the LOC123404830 gene encoding E3 ubiquitin-protein ligase UPL3-like produces MIVWFLFVSLLFFLNSLRGAPMEDLCLDFTLPGFPDYFLKEGEQNIIVNIHNLKEYVSLLVDVTVKSGIMKQVEAFILGFSQDFDISSLQIFSPQELDYLICRRQEIWEAKSLVDNIKFDHGFTPKSPAIINLLEIMTKFTLDQQHAFCQFVIVASSRLPTGGLAALSPKLTIVQQEVMRKKLLYAILEGCGSFDLS; encoded by the exons ATGATTGTCTGGTTCCTCTTTGTCTCTttgttgttcttcctcaattccCTCCGTGGAGCTCCTATGGAGGACTTGTGTTTAGATTTTACTCTTCCAGGTTTTCCTGATTATTTTCTCAAAGAAGGCGAGCAAAACATAATT GTTAATATCCACAACCTAAAGGAGTATGTTTCTTTGCTAGTCGATGTGACAGTGAAGTCAGGGATTATGAAGCAGGTTGAAGCTTTCATATTAGGTTTTAGCCAG GACTTTGATATCTCATCCCTCCAAATATTTTCACCTCAAGAGCTTGACTATCTAATATGTCGTCGTCAAGAAATATGGGAG GCCAAATCACTGGTGGATAACATAAAATTTGATCACGGGTTTACTCCTAAAAGTCCTGCCATTATAAAT CTACTCGAGATCATGACGAAATTTACCCTTGATCAGCAGCATGCATTCTGCCAGTTTGTAATTGTTGCTTCTTCTCGGCTTCCAACTGGTGGTTTGGCTGCCCTTAGTCCCAAGCTTACCATAGTTCAACAG GAAGTCATGCGCAAGAAGCTGCTCTACGCCATCCTAGAAGGCTGTGGATCTTTTGATCTATCCTGA